AAATATACTTTCAATGATTTTTTTATAGCAGAAAAAGCAGGTTTGATTAACAACTCTGTTGGTATTGGAATTGTTGTTTTTATACTTGTGGTTATAGCATTAATTGTTTTTATCGTCAAATGGAGGAGTCTCATACAAAAAGAACAATACTGGAAACTAGTTACAGTACTGTGGTTTATTTTTACCGTGATGGGTTTATACGGTGGAACAGTATTTCCAGTTGCATTATTCACGTTCAGATTTTGGATGCTTTTTTCAATTCCTGTGGCTCTCCTTGGTGCTGAAGCAATAGTGTTTATTTTAGAAATAATAAGATGTTTGGAGCATGATCTTCATCATTATCTAAAGCAAGGTTTTTTTGCTGTTGTTCTCAATAAAATAAAACCTTTTCAAGTGATCATCATTATCCTCTTAGTTTTTGGAATTTGGCATACTTCAGGGTTGCAGCGCTATTCAATTAACACTTCTATGTGGCCATTTAACGCTCAGTTCTCTTCTTTCGAACAAATTAATGGTTATAATTGGATGAAAGACAATATTGGCAGTCATAAAAATGTTTTTCCCTTGTGTGATTCAGCGATGAAGCCATTAACTTATGACAAACAGTTTACCTGGAACAATGCCTCAATTGCTGCTTGGAAAAGAACAATACTCAGCAAAGATTCTTATTTTAAAGATTTGCAGGCAGGTGATCTCCGTAATCTTCTTGTAGAGAATAACTTTGATTATCTTGTACTGGGATATAGTTGCATCTATGTGCATGGTTTAAATGAAACGCAAAAAGTATTGAATGAATTGATGTCAATCCCTGATCAAATCATTCTAGAATATCAAGGCAAGGACGGCTTGCCATTTATATTTAAGATACAATAAATTATTTATATTCTTCATTTGCTTTATCAAATGCTTGCTTTCGAACAAGGTGTTCTATTTTCCGCTGGTTTTTTCTTACTAAAGCATATAAATAAAAAATAACAACAGAGAAAAATAAAAATCCGCACATAATGATAAAGTCAACAGTTCTTTTAATCTTTAATTGTCCCATAATGCCATAGAGTCCTTGGGGAAAAAGCATCACTAAAATAAAACTAATCCAGACAACTAACCACACTGCAAAATCACCAAACTTATAGTCGCCTTTGCGATAATAAAGAAGGGTTAAATAAGTCATAAACAAACCAAATAAAATCCCAATAATTTGAACTCCTAAAATCATCTTGATAATCTCCACCACAAAATATAAAGCACTACTTTGATGCCATCGATGATGGTAGTGCCTTTATATTTATCTAAATATATTGTTTGAATCGGAATCTCAGCATAGCTGAGGTTGTTTTTGCCAACCCTTGCAATCATTTCAGATTCCATACTATAATCAGATGCATGCCATCTGATTTTTTTATAAGCTTCTGCAGTAAAACATCTAAATCCTGATTGGCTGTCTTTAAGATTGACATTATACAGCCAGTTAATGAGCAGACTCATAACATTATTGCCAAATTTCAAGATTAAGGGCATGGTTTTATTAAGTTTTCTATAGCTGAAAACAATATCCTGTTTTTTCTCTTCAAGAATTTTTATAAGGCGTGGAATATCTTCAGGTTGGTGCTGTCCATCAGCATCCATAACTACCAAAACCTTTGCATTTTTTTGTAACGCATAGTCGCATCCTGTCCGTAAGGCAGCTCCTTTGCCTAAATTAATCATCTGGTCAAGAACAAGCACTCCTGCTTCCCGAGCAACACTGCTGGTAGCATCTTTTGAGCCATCATTTACAACAATGATATGTTGAGTAAACAGCTTTGTTTTCTCAAGCACATGCTTTATTCTCTCAGCCTCATTATATGCAGGAATGACAACCCATACAGATGACGGCAATAAAGACTGGTTTTTCTTCCTGATCATCCTATATCATCTCAATTACTGGTATTTTTTTGACTGCAATCCCAATCAACCTTCCATATTGCAATCTTTTGTTGTGAAGTAATTCCAGAAAATTGAAATAGATCAAAGCAGGCAAGATCCTGATTGCTGAAATAAAACATTCTATTAAACATGCTTTTTGCCAAAACGGGATCCATAAGCACGGTATAATACTTGCCATTTTCATCAATAAATAGCGATGCGCCAAACGGCTGACCGTCAGTAGTTCGTAAGAGTGTTTTATTTGAGTCTTCCATATTTTGAACAGTATACTTACCCGTAGCATCTATGAATGAACCTACGAGAGGAAATAATTTACCGCCATCAGGAGTAGGTGCGTAAAATTGGTTTTCAGTGAAGTTAACAAGTAACCCGTTTTCACAAATAATATCTTTTTCTCTTTTGATGCAAGGGACTTTATCAGATCTATAACTTGGCCAAGGAGCAATCCAGGTATTGGCTTTATCTCCTGAACCATACGGTTTTATTTGCGCATAGGTTTCCTCAGCTTGTTCTTTCGTAAGCTTCATATCTTCCTGCATAAAGGTTATAGCTTCTTCTTTCATATTCTTATTCGCTAAATAAATTACTTGAGCGCGTGAAAAATTCCAGCTGCCAAAATGCGCCCATACTCCTGCTTTTCCAATCATATCCCAGCTTACAACGAGATAATCTTCTGGTGGTTGGCAATGAGTATATTGGAGAATATGTTCAGATTGTTCTTGAGATAAGCCTTGCTGAAGCAGATAGTTTTTTGCCTCGCTTTTTGACAATAAAATAATATGGTCAATGACATTCTTGGTTTTTACTTGATCTAAATTAAACATACTCTGTGATTCATTAAACGCAGTATTTGCTCCGCAATCTAACATACGTAGTATTCCCATGCTTTCATATTCATTATCAGTGAGCAATAATTTTCCTAACCAATGCGCTTGCGGAGAATTCTGATTGCCGCCGTCAAGTGTCGTTGCCCTGTTGCCAATCGCTTTAAACCAATGTCCCATATCCCACCATGAATTAATGATTGCATCAGGAGCAGATTTTTCTCTGAGATCTACTAACAGATTATACCACTGATCATTAATGCTGGGGATCATATTTATGGACATAGTATAACCTTCTTTAAATGGTTGTATCAAAAGGAGCAGGAATAAAATAATCAGCGCTATTTTGCTAATAATATTTGGAATGAAAAGCATATTTTTCAATACAGGCACGAGGAGGTTATAAAGAGTATAAAGCGCAATGCCAAAACAAAGCACTAACGGCACAACAAGTAATAAGGTAAAGCGCACGCCTTTGATAGAAGCATAAAATGTAGCAAACAACCACATAATTAAAAGGCTTGTATAAATAATATGGCTGCTGGCTTGTTGATTATGCCATGCTCCAAATGCCATCTGCAGGATAAAAGGAATAGTTAACAAAATAATATAATAAATAACATTATCAAAATAAGCGCCATTGATTATCGTCAGATTCAACCACAACAAAAGTATGATGGTGAATGGATTTTCATGCAAAAATGTTTTATATGTTTTATAAAGTAAAGAAATACAAATAAGAGGCACTGAGAGAAATAAGATATAAAACAAAACTTTGCTGGTGAAATATTTGTTTAACCAAAAGAGCAAAAACATCCATAGATAACTCAATACAATCATCGGTGAGTAATCTTTATAACTCTTATGACTTAAAGCAAGATATAATAAAACACCCGTAATTGCAAGAAAGAATAAAATAGGTCCGCCGGTTAATGAAATAGCTTCTGAAATAGAAGAACTGTTTTGTTCTGCGACGGTGGTAAAGACATTAGGCCATAAGGTAGAGGTTGCTACAGCTTTAAAACGAACAAAATTAAGTGGTGCTAAAACGAGATTTAAGAAGGTAGCGGCTATTTTTGAAAAACCCATAGACATGCTTACACTAAATATTCCACCTGCAATAAATACAAAAAGCACTAATAGCTGCATTTTGATAAGATTGTAACTTTTCTTAATAGTCTCAGCCAATGCAAAGCATTGGCTGAAATGGCAGACAAGAATATACAGCAAGGTTATTAAGACAGCAGCAATAATAAAATAGAAAATATTCCACCAGCCAGACCATGCATAGCTGTATACTCCGACAAGAAGCCCGGCTCCTGCGCTAAGAAGTATTTTTGCTAATTTTTTTTCAGCATCCCACGCTTCTATGAACAGCCAAATGATCATGAGGGGGAAAAATATACTATAACCATCAGTATCTGAAAATCCGGCAGAGGTTCTTAAAATAAGAGCTTTGTGGATCGAAAGCAGGAGTGCGGCAAAAAATCCGCCAATATTGCCGGCAAATTTTCTTCCGATAAAAAATGCAGGTATAATAAACAATGCGCCAAAAATCATAGGGACATAAAAGGCAACAGTTGTTAATGCAACAGAAGGATTAAAGAATGAAGCGATTTTATAGAAAACAATAATCATCAAAACATGAAATGTTCCTATTTTCTTAGGCGAGCTGCTCCTTTTATCTAAAGGCAGACCCGCATAAATATAAGTATCATAATATCTTCCGTTGTATTCTAAATCTCCTTCATAACCATGGTCAAGGTAGTTTTTTGCTAGCCTATACCAATGCCAAGGATCAAGTTCAAAAAGATAGGTATGTCCTGTAGCATCTTGATAGAAATCTTTATAGCTCTTTGATTGCTGATCAATAACTTGATAAATCTCCTCCTTATGCTCTTTAAGGTATTCATCATGTTGTTTTTTGATCAATTCATCTTTATTTTGTTGGGGCAAGTTAGGATATTGCGCCTCAACAGCATTTGAAACTTGTCCTTTAAGTCCCAAAAGCACATTTTCTTCAGCCCGTATATCAGTGAGAGGTAAATAAGCAGGCATAGTCCTAAGATAAATGCTCATCACTATAGGGATGAGCAAGAGAAGAATAAAATAATGTTTTTTAATCCATTGCCAAACCTGCTGGCTTGCAAGTTTTTGCTCTTTTTGTTCTTGGTGATGTGGCTCTGAAATAGGTTGTGGAGCATGCTTATCTGATGGTAAATGATTGCTCATAATGATAACACCTTCTTTCAGCAATTGGCATATAGTTTCCTTTATAAAAGTTGCCAAAACCTAAGAAGACTTATTACGTACTTCTAAAAAAGTAATTTCCTTGCAAACAACGCTAGTCGAGGTTCTTTTAAGAGAAGTTTTATTGCTAATTTCTTTGCATTGTCTCGAGTTATAGTGAGCAGATCTTGTTTTAATCGCTCTTGATTCAATAATTTTACTAGAGTATCATAATCTTTATTATCAAATTTATCCAGCATCTTTCTAATGAGTAAATGCAGTTTCAATTCTCTTGTTACATTTTTAATCTCGTTTTCATAGCAAGTATTATTATGTAATGCTCGCGCTAAACCAGCAGCAGCTTCCATGCCAGGGATAATGCCTCCGCCAGTTGTTGCTTTAACCTGGAGCGCAGCATCTCCGACAACAGCAAGATGAAGCTTATGAACAGCATCAAAACAAGTTAATTTCACGTTTGGATCATAGATGGGTATTAATCCTCCCTGGAATTCAACAATATCTTTTTTATCAACCTTCATTCGTTGTAAAAGCATATCAAAATATTTTCCTGGGTTTTCTAAAGTGGCAATTCCTATCCTGGAAAACTCCTCATTTTCAGGGACACTCCAACCAAAAAATTTAGGCGCAATATCATTGCCTAAAAAAACTTGAAAAAGATCTTTCTGAAAGCGCCCTCGGGCAAGCCCTTGTTTTCCTAAATAAAATTGCGGTTGTTTATTGCCAATTAATTTTGACACAGGACTATTAGGTCCATCAGCTCCAATCAGATGGGTGAATCCAGTTTCAGTAATAATCTTTCCATGAACTTTAAACTCAAGTTTTCCGTTGTTAACACTAAGAAATTTATGGCCTGTTTTAATAACAGCGCCTTGTTGTTTTGCAAGATTGCCAATATGTTGATCGAACAAAGTTCGATCAACGATAATATCATCACATTTTGCTTTGAAATAATTATGTTGAGAAAACACTTCAACATAATTCATTTGATTGACAACAAATTCATCACTCAACGTAAGATGGTTTTTAATAGATGAAGTTAGTATGCCAGTGCATTGTATCGGCTTGCCAATATCGATGTTTTCTTCATAAATGGTGACTGCATGGCCATTTTTTGCAAGTAAATACCCAAGATAATTCCCGCAAGGTCCAGCTCCGATAATAGCCACAGTGTGCATAGTAACTATGGTTATTAAGAAGTATTATTTAATTAATATGGTTTTTTATGAAAGTTCCTGTATTATTTTCAAATAAAGTTCAGGAGATAAATAATATCCTTGTTGCACTAATTGCTCGATATATTCTTTACCTTGTTTTTTTGTTATATATTTTTGTTGTACATTCCAAAAAATAATTCCTAACGTGCCTAAAACAGGGATGTTATGTAACCTCGCATAGGTTCTCGCTTTTTTATCATCAGTGAGAAAGCACATTTTTTTCTCAAGAGCTAAACTTAATGCAGTATTTTCTCCTGCGCCGAGGTTTGAGGTGAGTATTTCTTGAGGGTTTGAGACTATAAGGAACGTATTTATTTCTCGGGTGATATATTGTGTATTGATGATGTATTTTTGTGACGAAGTAAGCTCCTCGAGAACTATTGAAGGAATAAACACTGTTTGGTATTTCTTTTTGAGTAAATCGAGCTTATTAATTTTACTAAGAAGTATTAACGCCGTTGTGTTGCTTACTGCTTCTTCCATGCAATCAACTTAAGATCTTTTTCCAATTCATCTACATCGTAATTAATTGAGATTTTATACTGCTTTAATACATCAAAGAATTCCCACGGTGAAATGCCAGCAAACACAGAAGCTTGTTCTAATGAGAATATCCCTGTTTGGTATTGTTCTAAAGCTTTTTTCAATCTCCATTGTTTTATAGCTTCTGCTAATAATCTTCTCACTACTTCAGATTTCTCTAAATGTTCTGCTTTTGCAATCTCTTGCAGGTCATTCACAAAACTCTCTGATAACCTTGTTGTTAAGACTTCACCCATGTATTCATTGTAATACAATGTAATATATATGTTTTTTGTTTTTGCGGCTCTGTCCCGAATGAAGTTTTTGGTGCCATGCTTGTGATTATCTTAAGAATAAATAATCGAGAAAAAAGGGAATTCCAATGGGAATTTTTTCCTTCTTATCAACAAGTGGGATAATCACGGCACCAAAACCGAGACGTAAGCCGAGATTCGGGACAGAGCCGTTTTTGCCATCAATCACTTTAAATACCACCTCTCACTCACCATTATAATATATACTCATTATAAAGTGGCAACAAAATCAAAAGCTTTAAATATCCCCTATGATTTTACCCTTTATAATACTGTCACTTTATAGTTGTAATAACTATACTACATATAATAATGGTATCCAATAGGTGAACAACATATGGGTAGGTCATTAACTGGTCTTGTTACATCATTGTTTGCAGCATCGACGCTAGCGGTTGCTCCTGGATGTAACAAAGTAGGTCAATGGTTAGATGAGGATTCTCCTGGTTCTTCTAATTTAAATTTAGAAAACAATCCATTGGCTCCAGCTTTAAAAACACTCGACACTGCAATTAAAAGTGTAGGGGGTACTATAACTTATTACAGAGGATCAGATGGCAAACTTTACGTCGAAAATGTTACTTTACCAGAATCTTGTAACAGAGCAAAAGATTCCCCACAATCAACTAGAGATGTTCCAAGTCCTGTACCAGGTCCTGCAAGCAGCATAGTTCCAGGTTTAACGGAGAGAGTTATGACACAAGGTGAAAGTAATTATGATGACGCTAAAGCTGCATTAACAGATGATAAAAGAAATATTCATATTCGTGTTGTAACTCATTCAGATAAAGATCCAGAATTTTCAAAAGCTACAGTAGAGGAAGATCCAGCAACAATTATTTGTTATGTTCAAGGTCCGCCAGGTAAACCTAAAGAGCCAGAAAAACCAAAAGCACCTCCGGAAGGATGTCCTTATACTATTTGGAAAGAATATCCACGTCCTAGTCGTCAAAATATAATTGATGATATCTTTAATGCAGTGTTACGAGGTAAAACAATCAAAGGAATTGAAGCTTTAACTGCAGATTCTGCAGATAACTTATATTCACAACTA
This genomic interval from Candidatus Woesearchaeota archaeon contains the following:
- a CDS encoding DUF2304 domain-containing protein, which gives rise to MILGVQIIGILFGLFMTYLTLLYYRKGDYKFGDFAVWLVVWISFILVMLFPQGLYGIMGQLKIKRTVDFIIMCGFLFFSVVIFYLYALVRKNQRKIEHLVRKQAFDKANEEYK
- a CDS encoding UPF0175 family protein encodes the protein MGEVLTTRLSESFVNDLQEIAKAEHLEKSEVVRRLLAEAIKQWRLKKALEQYQTGIFSLEQASVFAGISPWEFFDVLKQYKISINYDVDELEKDLKLIAWKKQ
- a CDS encoding DUF3368 domain-containing protein, giving the protein MEEAVSNTTALILLSKINKLDLLKKKYQTVFIPSIVLEELTSSQKYIINTQYITREINTFLIVSNPQEILTSNLGAGENTALSLALEKKMCFLTDDKKARTYARLHNIPVLGTLGIIFWNVQQKYITKKQGKEYIEQLVQQGYYLSPELYLKIIQELS
- a CDS encoding NAD(P)/FAD-dependent oxidoreductase, which encodes MHTVAIIGAGPCGNYLGYLLAKNGHAVTIYEENIDIGKPIQCTGILTSSIKNHLTLSDEFVVNQMNYVEVFSQHNYFKAKCDDIIVDRTLFDQHIGNLAKQQGAVIKTGHKFLSVNNGKLEFKVHGKIITETGFTHLIGADGPNSPVSKLIGNKQPQFYLGKQGLARGRFQKDLFQVFLGNDIAPKFFGWSVPENEEFSRIGIATLENPGKYFDMLLQRMKVDKKDIVEFQGGLIPIYDPNVKLTCFDAVHKLHLAVVGDAALQVKATTGGGIIPGMEAAAGLARALHNNTCYENEIKNVTRELKLHLLIRKMLDKFDNKDYDTLVKLLNQERLKQDLLTITRDNAKKLAIKLLLKEPRLALFARKLLF
- a CDS encoding glycosyltransferase family 2 protein, producing MIRKKNQSLLPSSVWVVIPAYNEAERIKHVLEKTKLFTQHIIVVNDGSKDATSSVAREAGVLVLDQMINLGKGAALRTGCDYALQKNAKVLVVMDADGQHQPEDIPRLIKILEEKKQDIVFSYRKLNKTMPLILKFGNNVMSLLINWLYNVNLKDSQSGFRCFTAEAYKKIRWHASDYSMESEMIARVGKNNLSYAEIPIQTIYLDKYKGTTIIDGIKVVLYILWWRLSR